ataatatttttatgctaTTGATTGATGCAGTCATCTGTGGTGTATTTCATATGCATGCATGCAATGCATGAAAATACCTGCAGAcagcatataaatatattaaattatttacagaaaTCTGTTTGAAGTGTTCCTGAAGCCATACTTCATGGAAGCCTACCGACCCATACACCGTGACGATACATTTATGGTTCGTGGTGGTATGCGCGCTGTCGAGTTCAAAGTTGTAGAGACAGACCCTGCTCCATACTGCATTGTAGCACCTGACACTGTCATACATTGTGAGGGTGATCCCATTAAGCGTGAGgtcagtaattaaaaatatgttctataatagaaaaaagaaCCATTTTTTATGGTATTCTATAGTTTAgggtgtttttaattatattagtaaatatttcATCTGTTATACCTAAATGTCTTGCAAACTAGccttattttatctaaatctTTCCTCCATAGGAAGAGGAGGAGGCACTTAACGCTGTGGGCTATGATGACATTGGTGGGTGTCGTAAGCAGCTTGCTCAGATCAAAGAGATGGTTGAGCTGCCACTGCGACACCCATCTCTCTTCAAAGCTATTGGTGTGAAGCCACCACGTGGTATTCTCATGTACGGACCACCTGGTACTGGAAAGACTCTTATTGCACGAGCTGTTGCTAATGAAACAGGTAAGAAAATTTCGGGTTTGAATTTGTGTGAAATTATCTGTAATCACAAGCCAAGCTTGTTATAGTGGTTTACAAACTTGTCTCTGAATTTAATCTAAGGTTccaatctaaaatataaaaataaatcatcaaCATGTGTCATCCATTTTAAAGATGACTATGCACATCTTATCTTTTCTTTCCATGATATTAATGAGaaacataaatacattttgaggaaaatatatttttgttaatttgtatttctatttctataccaaatttattaagaataaaatataccaaagtaatagtttatcattatttatttgtaactctgaattatataaaacatttataactttcatcttgtttttgtttttttagttaacTATAACAGTGCCTTCAACATTTTACTCTCAAATATatggttatttatttattaaacaataagtAGTTtctttagatataaaaaaaattcttactaCACATAAATTCTTAATAACATACACAGCTGCATTAACtgacaaattatttgttataggTGCTTTCTTCTTCCTAATCAACGGTCCAGAGATTATGTCCAAGCTTGCTGGTGAATCTGAGTCCAACCTCCGTAAAGCTTTTGAAGAGGCAGACAAGAACTCCCCAGCCATCATCTTCATTGACGAATTGGATGCTATTGCCCCTAAGAGGGAGAAGACTCACGGTGAAGTCGAAAGGCGTATTGTGTCACAGCTCTTGACTCTCATGGATGGTatgttgtattaattaattagtaatgttttgtaatgtacaacctttttaggtctgggcctcagatttctgtatctgtttcgtgatcatttgtcaatctaataggcaagtaggtgatcagcctcctatacttgacacacgccgtcgcctttttgggtccaaggcaagccggtttcctcgcgttgttttccttcaccgttcgaacgaatgtttAATGTTAGTTGTAGTATAGGCTCATAACAAATAGTTAAACAAgcttgttaatatttattatcttaatatagaTACAGTCACAACCGTTTACGActacatcgtttagaacaacataccgattatattgaccaaaatcaaaggtcccggctgaattctatttaGGTTtctacttaataacaacgtcatcggctgttacgactatcggtttttaccaaatatgagtagtcccttcgatgtcgttatatcagattttgactgtacaTTAAGCATGTTATTCTTGACTCAGAATAGTTATccatgtttatatttttttttaaattcctataaaaacattttaacttcaacaaaaatatactaaacacCAATAGGTATGAAAAAATCATCCCACGTGATCGTAATGGCGGCGACCAACCGCCCCAATTCGATTGACGCAGCGTTACGTCGTTTCGGGCGATTCGACCGCGAAATTGATATCGGAATACCGGACGCCACAGGCCGCCTTGAAATCCTACGTATACACACCAAGAACATGAAGCTGGGCGATGATGTTGATTTGGAACAGGTAGGTTTTCTTTTACACAACCTTTTACAACGTGACCTGTTCAGGAACACTTCAAGAGaagaaaagattttttttaaattcttttgacgtgataacgtctttaaaatcgttttagtcaggtgacatgttcagaaacttgtgtcacaccaaaacctcacgagcgcgatcgcaggtataacgagagagagacggaccgatctcccgtctcatctcgagcgctgccagtcattccgtgaatgtatgaagaaaaatgtatatcatagtcgaataagtaaacttgtcattttacacccgaaatttatcatcaaaagcgTGAATAAAActatagatgtaatttaaaatttgaaaaaattgttatcttcattaattccttacttcccaaaaacttatatcaccaataagacgttatcacgtaaacatctcgatcgtaaacctactttacaaacaaccaatattttttttatttattcgtaCTTCATTACGTTAAAAGGGCGGCCTCATCTTACTTAGAACTCAAGAAGAGACTTTCAGTAATAAAGTATTTCATGTATCTTGTTTTCTCTTTGTGTTAACAGATAGCAGCAGAATCTCACGGTCACGTTGGTGCTGACTTGGCTTCGCTGTGCTCAGAGGCTGCTCTCCAGCAAATTAGAGAGAAGATGGATCTTATTGACCTTGAGGACGACCAGATTGATGCCGAGGTGCTCAACTCTTTGGCTGTCTCCATGGACAACTTCCGTGTAAGTTTTCTTTCTTGGTGACTTTTACTTTGTAGAGAATACTTTCGTTTCGTAGGCCaatgttttagttttaaagatcTTAAATAtatgctatattttatttttattactaaaaaaaataattgcaaaaatcagtacaaattataataataccattttatcatattaaaatttcagtACGCTATGACCAAGTCGTCGCCATCTGCTCTCCGTGAGACCGTAGTGGAGGTGCCCAACGTATCATGGACCGACATCGGAGGTCTCCAGAACGTTAAGAGGGAGCTCCAAGAGCTGGTTCAGTACCCGGTGGAACACCCTGACAAGTTCTTGAAGTTTGGTATGCAGCCATCTCGTGGAGTTCTCTTCTATGGACCGCCTGGTTGTGGTAAGTTTTGAtgtcttatattattaataataaactaggTGATCCGGCAAACTTCGTGCCGTCTAACAATCAATTTTCTGAAAGTAATACAAtgatactaaataaattttttgttcattactttattaaatgcaaattcaaaaatcatttatacataaatgttcatatgaacgtttacatttattgccaaatcaagggcgtagaacggaagagaagaactggcaataaactctccgctactCTTTTAAGAAATTATCACAAAACGAAAATATAAGCACGCacgcataatttttttttattacaaccaatatatatgtcaattatttttcattattgattttatttctctttatattctgttattattcaatttattatgtaaaattcttaaaaggccggcaacgcactcgcgagccctctggcgttGATAGTGTCAATGTccatggtatcacttaacatcaggtgagcctcctttccgtttgccccctgttctataagaaaaaaaaatctatattcataaatattaaccATATAAAAGTGTCAATGAAACAAAATGTTAGCCGTCTTATTTGCGTGTCTGATCTTTTCCCTTATAGGATTTTAGGCAAATTGATTACCATAATATTATCATTGTACAGGTAAGACCCTGCTGGCCAAGGCTATTGCCAACGAGTGTCAGGCTAACTTCATCTCGGTGAAAGGCCCGGAACTACTCACCATGTGGTTTGGAGAATCCGAGGCTAACGTGCGAGATATCTTCGACAAGGTAAAagaaatcaatttttaaattatcattttgtttgaagttattttttagatGAAATTGAGAAGCAGCttacaaatatgtaattattttattccttttcataagtgttattttttttaattgattgaaTTCTTAGGCCCGTTCCGCATCCCCCTGCGTGTTGTTCTTCGACGAGCTGGACTCGATCGCCAAATCCCGAGGGGGCTCCGTTTCGGATGCCGGAGGAGCCGCAGACAGGGTCATCAACCAGATTCTCACAGAGATGGACGGCATGGGGGCTAAGAAGAATGTCTTCATCATCGGTGAGTAGACCCAATGAAGTCCTACTAAAACATGAACGTATCtagaaataacattaatttaattcgaGTTTTGTTTAATAGCTGTACTTAGAGTAGTTCATTATGGGTTACCGGTTTCTTAAACAgtttagattaaaatatattcaacacAAATAcgatgtaaaattccttaataTGATGCTAATCAATTATTAACTTATTGGGTGTTAAATTTTCTAGATTTAATTTCGGTCGATTCgacctatattttttttgtttgtgtttgtgGGTAGGAGGAGAGGtcttgaaatatatttacttaattattactattattaatataatgggTAACCATACTTTAACGATTCAGGCGCCACAAACCGTCCGGACATAATCGATCCCGCTATTCTTCGTCCGGGACGTCTGGACCAGCTGATTTACATTCCTCTGCCCGACGAGAAGTCCCGCGAGGCCATTCTGCGAGCCAATCTCCGCAAGTCGCCTATCGCCAAGGACGTTGATCTTACTTACATCGCTAAggtattatatacttttttaattacctatgtatttatataacctTAAAAGAACTAATGTAGGATATTTGTCAAAGTACATTTCTTCATAGAGAATGTGACTTAGAGCGAGAACACATGCACCGGGCTTTGCAGGCGCTCGACTAGCGTTAGAATTACGTTttcttaaaactttatttttataatcggGACTTTCCATATCCCTAATTGGTCTCTTTTCGATTTCATCGATAATTCGTAATTCGATAATACGTCCTCCATTTTCGTCAACGTGGGTCCGCTCTTAACGAAAGCGCGCGTTCTAATGTTCAACAAAATGGCCGCTCATGTATCATGAAGCGCGCGGCAAACCCTTGCGCAACGCTCGTTCTAACAAATCTGTAAATGGCGCAAACACAACACTTCAATCAGACCTCGTATTTCTTACAACGTTACCAAAGGCGCAAAAACGTCTAATTTGTACTCGCTccaattttacttttactgccagttatttttgtgtaaggtaaaaactaaaaagtcataatttttatcaatttctGTTCACCATAGGCGTATACAAGCGACCCAAAGCGAGCCTGAAATTAACTTGATTTGTTTTCTAACTCTTCATACATATTAGATTATATTGTTTTGAATGGTATTTACGAGGCAATATTTTGGAATTAAGAATATGTTCATAACAGGTTACCCAAGGATTCAGTGGTGCTGATCTGACAGAGATATGCCAACGCGCGTGTAAGCTGGCCATCAGACAGGCCATCGAGGCTGACATTCAGAAGGAGAGGTCGCGCCAACAGCAGGCCGCCGCTGCGGTTATGGATGTgagtgtatttaatatatatatttgtagctTTTTCTATGGAAACAGTAAACTCTGTACTTGGGCCTTtataccaatttttttttttacggaATCTTGCCTATACTAGAAACACTCGTACATTGgtacataaagaaaaataatatttgttttaatgtgacaaacacttaacatacaaatatatctagcaaataatatattctatttcatAAAATCTTATGATTGAATTTAGGTCATAAACTATTTAGTACTTTTTATTGACGATTCCACGAATTGTGTTAGATGGATGAAGAAGACCCGGTGCCGGAGATAAGCCGCGCCCACTTCGAAGAGGCCATGAAGTTCGCACGTCGTTCGGTGTCAGACAACGACATTCGCAAGTACGAGATGTTCGCGCAGACGCTGCAGCAAAGTCGTGGTTTCGGCACTAACTTcaggtaatataaaatagcaaTACGTTAATAtagcaataatattaaattctgttgaatttttaatctttagatttttttttttgtattaaaactaatttgatAATCATGAATGTAGAAAAtagaagtttttatttatttgttgtgtCCTCcagtattttacattaaaacacaGTTAAGAGTTAATACCACTCCATCAATACGGATCAATTCTTTGATAAGttgtcataataaatattttgtaactaTTTATAGATTCCCAACAAGCGGCGGTGCATCAGGCGGAACGGGCACTTCGGGCGGAGACCAGCCCACCTTCCAAGAAGAAGGCGCAGATGATGATCTCTATAGCTAGATCCATTTAGAAAGACGGACTTACATACATGTGGGAGGGGATAGTACCTTTGTATGCCTAAGAAATATAGTTTGGATAGACGTTGTTGTTTTGATCGAAGCGCGAAggatttacttaaattatcgTCTCATGTCTTCGGCATTTGTCCGGGTTTAACGCCagtattacacatttaaataaaactcttacgtatttctattatttacataactcgcCGTCTCTCAGCGGAAAAGCACTCGAACgtcgagttatgtaaatattgaAATGAATTCTCGTTTATATCCGACCATTTGTAAGCTGCATTTAAAGTACAGAAATTGATCAGCTGGTACACAAATCTTCGAGCATTCCCAAATATCGGACCTATTTACGATCACGACTTGTCCAAAGATTTGAgattatgtgtatgtttggCCGTCAGTATCGTCGAAAATAAACGATATCCTCGAATAACTTGGATCGTTGATTTTTGATGAGTTTCAGTTATAggatatatttaagaaatgtataagGGTTGAATCACGAGCGTTAGCCGGTGCAAATACCTGCACAAtacttattgtattttatatttggcCGAATGTCACAAAAACACGTATTGTCAACGCGAAGCCAAAACAGGCATTACACAGTATCGcagtgattttttaattaaatattttatagatctaatgatgttttatttcttaaccCTCTATAGTAATTCCCTACCTTTTTGGTGCCATGCCCCACCTTCCCCTTACTAAAATTCTTATGTCCCCTCCATCcctattaatatacataatttttatataaataattgaaatgttcacttaagaaacaTTTAATGATAAGTTTGAGGAAGAAATTACtggtaaattattaacgaCAAACAGTGAATAAATTTTCAGAACATTGAATATCCTCCCTTAATAGAATTGCCCCCCTGTGGggccccacgttgggaaacTGCTCTATACTATGTAGGTCACTACTGAATTTGTTTTGGGACCTTAATAAAAGATACCAGGGAAAGGATCGATGTTATTGCAATGGCCCTATATGCAGCTAAATACGACTACAATATATTCACACGTTACCTCTACCAGAGACACTTTGGAGTGATGTATCTCTTACATCCGCGACCCTGTTTGGGTATGGATGGTGGATTATGACCGGGTAATGCCTGAGAAGAGAGAGGGCTATATCAGTATACCTATTTAGGATTCCTACGGGTCGGGCGCATAATAGAGTGGACATAAAAGAGACAGGGTCTGCCGGTTCTAAGGAAGAATATGAGAAGGAATTGTCAACTGTTAGATGTACGCGCACACACCAGTTTGGCGAGAGGTAGACCTATTTGTTAGTACTCCGATAGAGAAACCAAAAGTTgcttgatttattaaatatagatttatcCCAGTGTAGGTATTATTGTGTAGTTCTTTCGCATGAGTAATAACGGTGttgttagaaataaatatttaattctatgTAAGGCATATTGTTTCTTTGAGATCATGCTGAATTATCCTTGTACTTATTCAAAATGTTAGTTGATTTGATTTCCGgggaaacaaaaatatttcagcaTATTGGGAGTTACGAAtttgtttttgaaaataaatgaccattgatatttttttgttgtagaTTTACCTATCTACATATaggtttatatttgtataatgtcAAAGTACCAACTCATTGTCAAGGGATCAATAAATGTGCCTTTTTTACACGAACAACACGCTcctcaattttttataaaatgccCCAATTTAGTGACAATTATTACCAGCGCAAATGTTTCTTCGAACGAGACCAAGTGCCAACGCAGAGCGTGATGAAGAATAAAATGACACCTCCTCTGGCTgcagtatattttaaatccaTGACACCAAAACTTAAAGTTCTAGCTGGTCTTGAACCACCCATGAAGGGAGGCGGGACTGACTGGTATGTGCCACCTCGAGACATCCTACAAGGAAAAGCTGTTTTAAAGCCAGAGAAAAAAGAACATCTTGCAAAACTGGGATTTATTGGTATCGACTTTTTTGGAGACCGGTTAGTCGaacaacattacaaaaacatGGATGAGGAAGAAAAACAAGTTCTCGAAGAAAATGACGCAAATTGGAAAAGAAAAGTGGAAATAAGTTCACGACAACAATGGGATGAGACATCCAAAGACGCCGCGAACAACAATACAACCAAAATACGAAACGCATTTGAAGAATTCAGGATAATATATACTAGCTCAATAAATAACGTTGAAGCTTTGCTATTTGATGCAGCTATTAAAGAAATAGAGACAGTTAGTGATGCAGCACACAAAAAGATGGAGgcgaaatttaaaaagctcGTTAAGCAACAAGCAACgacattatataatttatatgcaaatattttagataaagaaaaaacaagactgaaaaataaatttttggaaAACATAGAAAAATCTCGTACGAATACAACAAatcatttacataatataaatttagataaACACGTAGCAGTAGAAAAGTTACGTCTTTTTGTTGAATGTCAGAATTTAGCATGCCAAGCTTATGTCGCTCTGAAGGAAAGAGAGGAATGTAGATTAGATATGGAAAAATCTGAGAATATACAccagaaaaaaataagaaagttAAAAGAAGAAATTGCTTTGAAAGAATTCGAAATTCAACTTTCCAAAGAGAAGGAAAAGAAAAGGCAAGAGTTTATTAAAGTTTGGAAGAAAAAGGTATGTCACGTTGTCAAAAAATTTCAAGAGTTCGTTGGTTAttgcttaaaattattaccGAACCATGCcgatttctttattaatatgGAGAAATTGATGTTATTACATCTTAGCGACGTCATGGAAAATCCTAGCTCTGAAAGCATTTTCAGCCCGGAGCCAGAATCGGATAAGGATCCAGTGGCGAGACCGCATccattttatgtattttgtgaTAAGGGTTTTAAACCTAACATAGATCAGAATCTCTGTCCGAAGCATTGTACGTCCAGTGCGTCGCATTTCCCGgttgttattgtaaataacaaaTTGATTTACACTAAATGCG
The Pieris napi chromosome 1, ilPieNapi1.2, whole genome shotgun sequence DNA segment above includes these coding regions:
- the LOC125053016 gene encoding transitional endoplasmic reticulum ATPase TER94, which gives rise to MADNKSPDDLSTAILRRKDRPNRLIVEEAVSDDNSVVALSQAKMEQLQLFRGDTVLLKGKRRKETVCIVLSDDNCPDEKIRMNRVVRNNLRVRLSDVVSIAPCPSVKYGKRVHILPIDDSVEGLTGNLFEVFLKPYFMEAYRPIHRDDTFMVRGGMRAVEFKVVETDPAPYCIVAPDTVIHCEGDPIKREEEEEALNAVGYDDIGGCRKQLAQIKEMVELPLRHPSLFKAIGVKPPRGILMYGPPGTGKTLIARAVANETGAFFFLINGPEIMSKLAGESESNLRKAFEEADKNSPAIIFIDELDAIAPKREKTHGEVERRIVSQLLTLMDGMKKSSHVIVMAATNRPNSIDAALRRFGRFDREIDIGIPDATGRLEILRIHTKNMKLGDDVDLEQIAAESHGHVGADLASLCSEAALQQIREKMDLIDLEDDQIDAEVLNSLAVSMDNFRYAMTKSSPSALRETVVEVPNVSWTDIGGLQNVKRELQELVQYPVEHPDKFLKFGMQPSRGVLFYGPPGCGKTLLAKAIANECQANFISVKGPELLTMWFGESEANVRDIFDKARSASPCVLFFDELDSIAKSRGGSVSDAGGAADRVINQILTEMDGMGAKKNVFIIGATNRPDIIDPAILRPGRLDQLIYIPLPDEKSREAILRANLRKSPIAKDVDLTYIAKVTQGFSGADLTEICQRACKLAIRQAIEADIQKERSRQQQAAAAVMDMDEEDPVPEISRAHFEEAMKFARRSVSDNDIRKYEMFAQTLQQSRGFGTNFRFPTSGGASGGTGTSGGDQPTFQEEGADDDLYS
- the LOC125053026 gene encoding uncharacterized protein LOC125053026, whose translation is MPQFSDNYYQRKCFFERDQVPTQSVMKNKMTPPLAAVYFKSMTPKLKVLAGLEPPMKGGGTDWYVPPRDILQGKAVLKPEKKEHLAKLGFIGIDFFGDRLVEQHYKNMDEEEKQVLEENDANWKRKVEISSRQQWDETSKDAANNNTTKIRNAFEEFRIIYTSSINNVEALLFDAAIKEIETVSDAAHKKMEAKFKKLVKQQATTLYNLYANILDKEKTRLKNKFLENIEKSRTNTTNHLHNINLDKHVAVEKLRLFVECQNLACQAYVALKEREECRLDMEKSENIHQKKIRKLKEEIALKEFEIQLSKEKEKKRQEFIKVWKKKVCHVVKKFQEFVGYCLKLLPNHADFFINMEKLMLLHLSDVMENPSSESIFSPEPESDKDPVARPHPFYVFCDKGFKPNIDQNLCPKHCTSSASHFPVVIVNNKLIYTKCDNFDTFPEQIKMFIDGNRGQDSDVLDDHDYTYDIPVKSTSSQQILELKLESSIMQILQKEIPNIRQVPTKCCYCKIPYCFCSPLHASEIIIQKPIQPEKPSVVAEISSGEKITTRKIELEHQREPKWDSYMKYVEPQKCKCGKRAKKHLEEHLPAYMRKLSAFEEVDLPNYEPCPLDTLKILVKQARGKKTPPPTPEKVESKTKNVCTQYSDLEFEELCTCFSDEGIEKLFQKLIVESRLFDKAAEPKFKIVDGSIAGSDLDKEPSSFAENRAYSLRNLIHRF